A section of the Quatrionicoccus australiensis genome encodes:
- a CDS encoding Spy/CpxP family protein refolding chaperone, producing MNKISSPTLKRFLAAAALALAVPLTVSAAPGPQGDCAGMESRGAHGKRAGGMERMAQGGSESPMHALRGVNLSEVQRDKVFEIMHAQAPVMRERAKAEQKANEELRKLAAAPDYSEAKARALSEAIGKAAAEAALARVKVDRQIADVLTPEQRKQLAEAKTLPDAPRSPVGEGRNPPPVR from the coding sequence ATGAACAAGATCAGCTCCCCCACTTTGAAACGTTTTCTCGCTGCTGCCGCGCTGGCGCTGGCCGTGCCGCTGACGGTCTCGGCAGCGCCCGGGCCGCAGGGTGACTGTGCCGGCATGGAGAGTCGTGGCGCGCATGGCAAGCGCGCCGGCGGCATGGAACGGATGGCGCAGGGCGGTTCGGAGTCGCCGATGCATGCTTTGCGCGGCGTTAATTTGAGCGAGGTGCAGCGCGACAAGGTGTTCGAGATCATGCATGCGCAGGCCCCGGTCATGCGCGAGCGGGCCAAGGCCGAGCAGAAGGCCAATGAAGAATTGCGCAAGCTGGCCGCCGCGCCTGATTACAGCGAAGCGAAGGCGCGTGCGCTGAGCGAGGCGATCGGCAAGGCGGCCGCCGAAGCGGCGCTGGCCCGGGTCAAGGTGGATCGCCAGATCGCCGACGTCCTGACCCCGGAGCAGCGCAAGCAGCTGGCCGAAGCCAAAACCCTGCCGGATGCGCCGCGCAGTCCGGTTGGCGAAGGGCGCAATCCGCCGCCGGTGCGCTGA
- a CDS encoding rhodanese-like domain-containing protein encodes MNQLSPRQLAEWLADASRPQPLLLDVREAWEFEHCHLTDSLHIPMHVVPVRCEELSPERDIVVICHHGGRSMQVAMFLERRGYGAVHNLSGGVDAWATDVDPSLRRY; translated from the coding sequence ATGAATCAACTCTCACCTCGCCAACTCGCAGAATGGCTGGCCGATGCCAGCCGCCCGCAACCCTTGTTGCTTGACGTACGCGAAGCGTGGGAGTTCGAGCATTGCCATCTGACCGACTCGCTGCACATTCCGATGCATGTGGTGCCGGTCCGTTGTGAAGAGCTGAGTCCGGAACGCGACATCGTCGTGATCTGTCATCACGGTGGCCGCAGCATGCAGGTTGCCATGTTCCTGGAACGCCGGGGTTATGGCGCCGTTCATAACCTGTCGGGCGGTGTCGACGCCTGGGCAACCGATGTCGACCCCAGCCTTCGCCGCTATTGA
- a CDS encoding carbonic anhydrase, giving the protein MRLLTIAAVLLCLPFTAGAAPTWQTISSEPGKKIELDRTSIKREDGDKVQALARVILDKELIDQKTGNSYRFIEATTRYDCAGRNASTLRRVLKKGEGDIVREESLKSPDLPVRSGTLDDKVLREVCRPQKESAAELAQKANEAAGQLKQANEALLQKELAKTEKPAAAIKAADQGQAAEATKVSESSPIPSIRPNLKAAAEAAKEAPAKQAAPAPAAHAAPAAHAAPAAHAAPAAHAAPAPVAPKAAMVVVHSAAAAPKAKKAAKQEGYMLEIAHSEPAVQHAHIHWDYEGAGGPENWSKLDPKNTTCAIGQRQSPIDIRDGIKVDLEPIKFNYRPSTFRIVDNGHTVQVAVADSSISLTGKTYELVQFHFHRPSEEKINGQRFDMVVHLVHKSDEGQLAVVAVLLERGNENPFIQTLWNNMPLEKNAEVQPPDLAIDPATLLPSSRSYYTYMGSLTTPPCSEGVLWLVMKQPVQVSAEQINIFSRLYKNNARPIQPAASRLIKEGR; this is encoded by the coding sequence ATGCGTCTTCTCACCATTGCCGCCGTCCTGCTCTGCCTGCCGTTTACGGCCGGCGCAGCGCCGACCTGGCAGACCATTTCCTCCGAGCCGGGCAAGAAGATCGAGCTCGACCGCACCAGCATCAAGCGCGAAGACGGCGACAAGGTGCAGGCACTGGCCCGCGTCATCCTCGACAAGGAACTGATCGACCAGAAGACCGGCAACAGCTATCGCTTCATCGAGGCCACCACCCGCTACGACTGTGCCGGACGCAATGCCAGCACGCTCCGACGCGTCCTCAAGAAGGGCGAGGGCGACATTGTCCGTGAAGAAAGCCTGAAGAGCCCCGACCTGCCGGTGCGCAGCGGCACGCTCGACGACAAGGTGCTGCGCGAAGTCTGCCGGCCGCAAAAGGAAAGCGCCGCCGAACTCGCCCAGAAGGCCAACGAAGCCGCCGGCCAGCTGAAACAGGCCAATGAAGCGCTGCTCCAGAAGGAACTGGCCAAGACGGAAAAGCCCGCTGCCGCGATCAAGGCAGCCGATCAAGGCCAAGCCGCGGAAGCAACCAAGGTGTCGGAAAGCAGTCCGATTCCGTCGATCCGGCCGAATCTGAAGGCCGCCGCCGAGGCCGCCAAGGAAGCCCCTGCCAAGCAGGCTGCCCCCGCCCCGGCCGCTCATGCAGCTCCCGCTGCCCATGCTGCTCCCGCCGCTCATGCAGCACCGGCCGCTCATGCTGCGCCGGCACCTGTCGCGCCCAAAGCAGCGATGGTGGTTGTGCACAGCGCGGCCGCAGCCCCCAAGGCGAAAAAGGCGGCGAAGCAGGAAGGCTACATGCTGGAAATCGCGCACAGCGAACCGGCGGTGCAGCACGCCCATATCCACTGGGATTACGAAGGCGCCGGCGGCCCGGAAAACTGGTCCAAGCTCGACCCAAAAAATACCACCTGCGCGATCGGCCAGCGCCAGTCGCCGATCGACATCAGGGACGGCATCAAGGTCGACCTCGAACCGATCAAGTTCAACTATCGCCCGTCGACCTTCCGCATCGTCGACAACGGCCATACCGTGCAGGTTGCCGTCGCCGACAGTTCAATCTCGCTGACCGGCAAGACCTATGAACTGGTGCAATTCCACTTCCACCGTCCGTCGGAAGAAAAGATCAATGGCCAGCGTTTCGACATGGTCGTGCATCTGGTGCACAAGTCCGACGAAGGCCAGCTTGCGGTCGTCGCCGTGCTGCTCGAGCGGGGCAATGAAAACCCCTTCATCCAGACCCTGTGGAACAACATGCCGCTGGAAAAGAACGCCGAGGTGCAGCCGCCCGATCTGGCCATCGACCCGGCCACGCTGCTCCCGTCGAGCCGCAGCTACTACACCTACATGGGCTCGCTGACCACGCCGCCCTGCTCGGAAGGCGTACTGTGGCTGGTCATGAAGCAGCCGGTGCAGGTTTCGGCCGAGCAGATCAACATCTTCAGCCGGCTCTACAAGAACAACGCTCGCCCGATCCAGCCGGCGGCCAGTCGCCTGATCAAGGAAGGTCGTTGA
- a CDS encoding ABC transporter ATP-binding protein, translated as MSAPLIELRAITKTYGTGQTAFQALGGVDLKIAPGEFVAVMGPSGSGKSTAMNLLGCLDTPTSGEYLFRGIHVEQLDRNQRALLRRQCLGFVFQGFNLLARTSAQENVELPLLYRGEPAEVRHAAARAALAKVGLDGWETHTPAELSGGQQQRVAIARAIVTNPLVLLADEPTGNLDSKRSHEIMELLGRLNSEQGITIIMVTHEPDMAQYARRIVHFVDGLVDSDSAAEATCS; from the coding sequence GTGAGTGCACCGCTGATCGAACTGCGCGCCATCACCAAGACCTACGGCACCGGCCAGACGGCGTTTCAGGCGCTGGGCGGCGTGGACCTGAAGATAGCCCCAGGCGAGTTCGTCGCCGTCATGGGGCCGTCCGGCTCCGGCAAGTCGACGGCGATGAACCTGCTCGGCTGCCTCGATACGCCGACTTCCGGCGAATACCTGTTCCGCGGCATCCACGTCGAACAGCTCGACCGCAACCAGCGCGCCCTGTTGCGCCGCCAATGCCTGGGCTTCGTCTTTCAGGGCTTCAACCTGCTGGCGCGCACCTCGGCGCAGGAAAACGTCGAACTGCCGCTGCTCTACCGCGGCGAACCGGCCGAAGTGCGCCACGCCGCCGCGCGCGCCGCGCTCGCCAAGGTCGGCCTCGACGGCTGGGAAACGCATACCCCGGCCGAGTTGTCCGGCGGCCAGCAACAGCGCGTCGCCATCGCCCGCGCCATCGTCACCAATCCGCTCGTGCTGCTTGCCGACGAGCCGACCGGTAATCTCGACAGCAAGCGCAGCCACGAGATCATGGAGTTGCTCGGACGGCTGAACAGCGAACAAGGCATCACCATCATCATGGTCACCCACGAACCGGACATGGCGCAGTACGCGCGGCGTATCGTGCATTTCGTCGATGGGCTGGTGGACAGCGACAGCGCAGCGGAGGCCACATGCTCCTGA
- a CDS encoding protein-L-isoaspartate O-methyltransferase family protein: MNIEQARFNMIEQQIRPWEVLDPQVLDLLFVVKREDFVPAAYRNLAFADMEIPLGSGQVMLAPRVEAKLLQELSLKKTDKVLEIGTGSGYMAALLAARSEHVVSVECRPELADLARQNLERAGISNVSIEVCDGANGFSGRGPYDAIVVSASVPAVPEALLRQLRVGGRLAITVGEAPVMEAQLITCTADGIYNTINLFETVIPALDGTPAKANFIF; this comes from the coding sequence ATGAACATCGAGCAAGCACGCTTCAACATGATTGAACAGCAGATCCGGCCCTGGGAGGTTCTGGATCCGCAGGTTCTTGACCTGCTTTTTGTCGTCAAGCGCGAGGATTTCGTGCCTGCCGCCTATCGCAACCTGGCTTTCGCCGACATGGAAATCCCGCTCGGCAGCGGTCAGGTCATGCTGGCACCGCGCGTCGAAGCCAAGCTGCTGCAGGAACTGAGCCTGAAAAAGACCGACAAGGTTCTCGAAATCGGCACCGGCAGCGGCTACATGGCTGCCCTGCTCGCCGCCCGTTCCGAGCACGTCGTCAGCGTCGAATGCCGCCCCGAGCTGGCTGACCTGGCTCGCCAGAATCTCGAACGCGCCGGCATCAGCAATGTCTCGATCGAAGTCTGCGATGGCGCCAACGGTTTTTCCGGCCGCGGCCCCTACGACGCGATCGTTGTTTCCGCCTCTGTTCCGGCCGTTCCGGAAGCCCTGCTCAGGCAGCTGCGCGTCGGTGGCCGCCTGGCCATCACGGTCGGCGAAGCGCCGGTCATGGAAGCCCAGCTGATCACCTGTACCGCTGACGGCATCTACAACACGATCAACCTCTTCGAAACAGTCATTCCGGCGCTGGATGGAACGCCAGCCAAGGCCAACTTCATTTTCTGA
- the thiC gene encoding phosphomethylpyrimidine synthase ThiC, translating into MNATEQFLAANAHVDAAAVQPLPNSRKVYIEGSRPDIRVPMREISQDDTPTAFGGEKNPPIYVYDCSGPYSDPAAKIDIRSGLPALRAAWIAERGDVEELPGLSSEFGQKRADDKSLDELRFPGLHRKPLRAKAGKNVSQMHYARQGIITPEMEYVAIRENNNRRAYMESLRSTGKMGEKMAALLGRQHPGQNFGASIPEEITPEFVRSEIARGRAIIPNNINHPESEPMIIGRNFLTKINANIGNSALGSSIQEEVEKMTWSIRWGGDTVMDLSTGKNIHETREWIIRNSPVAIGTVPIYQALEKVNGKAEDLTWEIFRDTLIEQAEQGVDYFTIHAGVLLRYVPLTANRMTGIVSRGGSIMAKWCLAHHKESFLYTHFEEICEIMKAYDVAFSLGDGLRPGSIYDANDEAQLGELKTLGELTQIAWKHDVQVMIEGPGHVPMHMIKENMDLQLEYCDEAPFYTLGPLTTDIAPGYDHITSGIGAAMIGWYGTAMLCYVTPKEHLGLPDKDDVKTGIITYKLAAHAADLAKGHPGAQIRDNALSKARFEFRWDDQFNLGLDPDKAREFHDETLPKESAKVAHFCSMCGPHFCSMKITQEVREFAAQQGLDEAAALEKGMEVKSVEFVKAGAEVYSKV; encoded by the coding sequence ATGAACGCCACCGAACAATTTCTCGCCGCCAACGCCCATGTGGACGCGGCCGCCGTCCAGCCGCTGCCGAATTCGCGCAAGGTCTATATCGAGGGCAGCCGCCCCGACATCCGCGTCCCGATGCGCGAAATCTCGCAGGACGACACGCCGACCGCCTTCGGTGGCGAAAAGAACCCGCCGATCTACGTTTACGACTGTTCCGGTCCGTACTCCGACCCGGCGGCCAAGATCGACATCCGCTCCGGCCTGCCCGCACTGCGCGCCGCCTGGATCGCCGAGCGCGGCGACGTCGAGGAACTGCCCGGCCTGAGCTCCGAATTCGGCCAGAAGCGGGCCGACGACAAGTCGCTCGACGAACTGCGCTTCCCCGGTTTGCACAGGAAGCCGCTGCGCGCCAAGGCCGGCAAGAACGTCTCGCAGATGCACTACGCCCGCCAGGGCATCATCACCCCCGAGATGGAGTACGTCGCCATCCGTGAAAACAACAATCGCCGCGCCTACATGGAGTCGCTGCGGTCGACCGGCAAAATGGGCGAAAAAATGGCTGCCCTGCTCGGTCGCCAGCACCCCGGCCAGAACTTCGGCGCCAGCATCCCGGAAGAAATCACGCCGGAATTCGTGCGCAGCGAAATCGCCCGCGGCCGCGCCATCATCCCCAACAACATCAACCACCCGGAAAGCGAGCCGATGATCATCGGTCGCAATTTCCTGACCAAGATCAACGCCAACATCGGCAACTCGGCGCTCGGCTCCAGCATTCAGGAAGAAGTCGAGAAAATGACCTGGTCGATCCGCTGGGGCGGCGACACGGTGATGGATCTGTCCACCGGCAAGAACATCCACGAAACGCGTGAATGGATCATCCGCAACAGCCCGGTCGCGATCGGTACCGTGCCGATCTATCAGGCGCTGGAAAAGGTCAACGGCAAAGCCGAAGACCTGACCTGGGAAATCTTCCGCGACACGCTGATCGAACAGGCCGAACAGGGCGTCGACTACTTCACCATCCACGCCGGCGTTTTGCTGCGTTACGTGCCGTTGACCGCCAACCGCATGACCGGCATCGTCAGCCGCGGCGGCTCGATCATGGCCAAGTGGTGTCTCGCCCACCACAAGGAAAGCTTCCTCTACACGCACTTCGAGGAAATCTGCGAAATCATGAAGGCCTACGACGTCGCCTTCAGCCTCGGCGATGGTCTGCGCCCCGGCTCGATCTACGACGCCAACGACGAAGCCCAGCTTGGCGAACTCAAGACCCTGGGCGAACTGACGCAGATCGCCTGGAAGCACGACGTGCAAGTCATGATCGAAGGCCCCGGCCATGTGCCCATGCACATGATCAAGGAGAACATGGATCTGCAGCTCGAATACTGCGACGAAGCCCCGTTCTACACCCTCGGCCCGCTGACCACCGACATCGCGCCGGGCTACGACCACATCACCAGCGGCATCGGCGCCGCGATGATCGGCTGGTACGGCACGGCCATGCTCTGCTATGTGACGCCCAAGGAACACCTCGGCCTGCCCGACAAGGACGACGTCAAGACCGGCATCATCACCTACAAGCTCGCCGCCCACGCCGCCGACCTCGCCAAGGGCCACCCCGGTGCGCAGATCCGCGACAACGCGCTGTCCAAGGCGCGCTTCGAGTTCCGCTGGGACGACCAGTTCAACCTCGGCCTCGATCCGGACAAGGCGCGTGAATTCCACGACGAAACCCTGCCCAAGGAATCGGCCAAGGTCGCCCACTTCTGCTCCATGTGCGGCCCGCACTTCTGCTCGATGAAGATCACGCAGGAAGTGCGCGAATTCGCGGCGCAGCAAGGGCTGGATGAAGCAGCAGCGCTGGAAAAGGGGATGGAAGTGAAGTCGGTGGAGTTCGTGAAGGCTGGTGCTGAGGTTTATAGCAAGGTCTGA
- a CDS encoding alpha/beta hydrolase family protein — MLASWSYSYAPLMPGFGRPQEHVAILLLLVMSLLLGACTAPRRAPPAEDAAVHRYAERAYQPEVRHGFDSFSEHWPSGDPAAPAPVPVSLLLPRGSGTHPLIVYLPGLGEPADAGKQWRSAWAEAGYAVLALQLPRFAQMPGRYAKDADYTALARENYATAALNERLRAVGCVLIELKKRVDRREAPYDRIDTAQLVFAGYDLGAQTVQALAGEKMPGVVLPALPQAPRAAIVISPYASAGAGLARRFSDVRLPVLLATASEDSDSFGVVTALSVRTAPYTYMPAGDKYLLLLAGGSHRALSGDTRRGGGLDDVAEPRQADAGGRSRGGPGGGMPPGGAQGGPDGGMGGGMGSGRGGPGGGMGGGAGERPGSAGMSRQAVPDNPRHAVAVQRVSVAFLDAILRRDALAGEWLERDAERWLGELGELRRK; from the coding sequence ATGCTCGCTTCCTGGTCCTACTCCTACGCTCCGCTGATGCCCGGCTTCGGCCGGCCGCAGGAGCATGTTGCAATCCTGCTGCTGCTCGTCATGAGCCTGCTGCTCGGTGCCTGCACCGCACCACGCCGGGCGCCGCCGGCTGAAGATGCAGCTGTGCATCGCTACGCCGAGCGCGCCTACCAGCCTGAAGTCCGGCATGGCTTCGACAGCTTCAGCGAGCATTGGCCGAGCGGTGATCCCGCCGCGCCCGCGCCTGTCCCGGTCAGTCTGCTGCTGCCGCGCGGCAGCGGCACGCATCCGCTGATCGTCTATCTGCCCGGTCTGGGCGAGCCGGCCGACGCCGGCAAACAGTGGCGCAGTGCCTGGGCCGAAGCGGGTTACGCCGTGCTCGCCCTGCAACTGCCGCGTTTTGCGCAGATGCCCGGACGCTATGCCAAGGACGCCGATTACACGGCGCTGGCGCGCGAGAACTACGCAACGGCGGCGCTCAACGAACGCCTGCGCGCGGTCGGCTGCGTGCTTATTGAGCTCAAAAAGCGGGTCGACCGGCGGGAAGCGCCGTATGACCGCATCGATACGGCGCAGCTGGTATTTGCCGGCTACGATCTTGGCGCCCAGACGGTGCAGGCGCTGGCCGGCGAAAAAATGCCCGGCGTGGTTCTGCCGGCATTGCCGCAGGCGCCGCGCGCGGCCATCGTGATCAGTCCCTATGCCAGTGCCGGCGCGGGTCTGGCGCGGCGTTTCAGCGATGTTCGCCTGCCGGTGCTGCTCGCGACGGCAAGCGAAGACAGCGACAGCTTCGGCGTCGTGACGGCGCTGAGTGTGCGCACGGCGCCCTATACCTACATGCCGGCTGGCGACAAATACCTGTTGCTGCTCGCCGGTGGTTCGCACCGCGCCTTGTCGGGCGATACCCGGCGCGGCGGTGGGCTGGATGACGTCGCCGAGCCGCGTCAGGCCGATGCCGGCGGCCGCTCGAGAGGCGGTCCGGGGGGCGGCATGCCGCCCGGCGGCGCTCAGGGTGGTCCCGATGGCGGCATGGGCGGCGGCATGGGCAGCGGGCGCGGCGGTCCCGGCGGCGGGATGGGCGGTGGTGCGGGTGAGCGGCCGGGAAGTGCCGGCATGAGCCGGCAGGCTGTACCGGACAATCCGCGGCATGCGGTCGCCGTGCAGCGCGTCAGCGTCGCCTTTCTCGATGCCATCCTGCGCCGCGATGCGCTTGCCGGCGAGTGGCTGGAGCGCGATGCCGAGCGCTGGCTGGGCGAGCTTGGCGAGTTGCGGCGCAAATGA
- a CDS encoding efflux RND transporter periplasmic adaptor subunit codes for MTPTDNSTEALNALLRNALPKSGGNRLKRWGLPAAGLFVAIVAGLLLAGGSKAPTGQFVSEEAVSGKLLVTASASGTLQPTKSVDVGSELSGTLASVLVLENDVVRKGQLLAQLDTAKLSDSVAKSQAALAAAEAGVALAQATVAESRASLSRMQRVAELSGGKVPARSELDTAEATLARSIASEASARADVVQARATLKTDETNLGKATIRSPVDGVVLTRKVEPGQTVAAAMTTPVLFVLAEDLSKMELQVKVDEADVGNVKNGQKATFTVSAWPGRKFPALIKRVGLGSTTTDNVVTYKTILQVNNDDLVLRPGMTATASIVTAERENALLVPNAALRFTPPGVGGAQMPERSFLSRMLPGPPPSPAKSKPAAPSGGEAQVWVPGENGPQAVAIKTGVSNGRQTEVLGGELKAGMAVITDYQEMKK; via the coding sequence ATGACCCCGACCGACAATTCCACCGAAGCGCTCAACGCGCTGCTCCGCAACGCCCTGCCGAAAAGTGGCGGCAACCGTCTCAAACGCTGGGGCCTGCCGGCGGCCGGCCTGTTCGTCGCCATCGTGGCCGGCTTGCTGCTGGCCGGCGGCAGCAAGGCGCCGACCGGCCAGTTTGTCAGCGAAGAGGCGGTCAGCGGCAAGCTGCTGGTCACCGCCTCGGCGAGCGGCACGCTGCAACCGACCAAGTCGGTCGACGTCGGCTCCGAACTCTCGGGCACGCTGGCCAGCGTGCTGGTGCTCGAAAACGACGTGGTCAGGAAAGGCCAGTTGCTGGCCCAGCTCGATACCGCCAAGTTGAGCGATTCGGTTGCCAAGTCGCAGGCGGCACTGGCCGCGGCCGAGGCCGGCGTTGCGCTGGCGCAGGCGACGGTCGCCGAAAGCCGGGCTTCGCTCAGCCGCATGCAGCGCGTCGCCGAACTTTCCGGCGGCAAGGTGCCGGCCAGGAGCGAACTCGATACCGCTGAAGCAACGCTGGCCCGTTCCATCGCCAGCGAGGCGAGCGCCCGGGCCGATGTCGTGCAGGCGCGGGCAACCCTGAAAACCGACGAAACCAATCTCGGCAAGGCGACCATCCGTTCGCCGGTCGATGGCGTCGTGCTGACCCGCAAGGTCGAGCCCGGCCAGACCGTGGCGGCGGCGATGACGACGCCGGTGCTGTTCGTGCTGGCCGAGGATCTGTCCAAGATGGAATTGCAGGTCAAGGTCGACGAGGCCGATGTCGGCAACGTGAAAAACGGGCAAAAAGCGACGTTTACCGTCTCGGCCTGGCCCGGCCGCAAGTTTCCGGCGTTGATCAAGCGCGTCGGCCTCGGCTCGACGACGACCGACAACGTCGTCACCTACAAGACCATTTTGCAGGTCAATAACGACGATCTGGTACTGCGTCCGGGCATGACGGCGACCGCCAGCATCGTCACCGCCGAGCGCGAAAACGCGCTGCTCGTGCCCAACGCGGCGCTGCGCTTCACGCCGCCCGGCGTCGGCGGTGCCCAGATGCCGGAGCGCAGCTTCCTGTCGCGCATGCTGCCCGGCCCGCCGCCCAGCCCGGCCAAGTCGAAGCCGGCCGCGCCCAGCGGCGGCGAGGCGCAGGTCTGGGTACCGGGCGAAAACGGCCCGCAGGCAGTGGCGATCAAGACCGGCGTCAGCAACGGCCGCCAGACCGAGGTGCTTGGTGGCGAGTTGAAAGCCGGCATGGCGGTGATCACCGATTATCAGGAGATGAAGAAGTGA
- a CDS encoding TetR/AcrR family transcriptional regulator: protein MSVTAPRKRRKEARPAELTAAALELFVEKGFAATRLEDVAARAGVSKGTLYLYFDSKEALFKAVIQEGIIPVMLENEEIAARHTGCSFALMEKLLANWWSKIGQTDFAGIPKLMVAEARNFPEVAQYYYENVIRRGRALVGAALERGMASGEFREMDVETTIDVIIAPLLMLLIWRFSLSCCQSAESDPQLYLQIHIDLLRQGLRRLAPETQV, encoded by the coding sequence ATGTCCGTTACCGCACCCCGTAAACGCCGCAAGGAAGCCCGTCCCGCCGAACTGACGGCCGCTGCCCTTGAGCTTTTTGTCGAAAAAGGCTTCGCCGCCACCCGCCTGGAAGATGTCGCTGCCCGCGCAGGGGTTTCCAAGGGCACGCTCTACCTCTACTTCGACAGCAAGGAAGCGCTGTTCAAGGCGGTGATCCAGGAAGGCATCATTCCAGTGATGCTGGAGAACGAGGAAATCGCCGCCCGCCACACCGGCTGTAGTTTCGCATTGATGGAAAAACTGCTCGCCAACTGGTGGAGCAAAATCGGACAAACAGATTTCGCCGGCATCCCAAAGTTGATGGTGGCCGAAGCGCGCAACTTCCCGGAAGTTGCCCAGTATTACTACGAAAACGTGATCCGCCGCGGGCGGGCGCTGGTCGGCGCAGCGCTGGAACGCGGCATGGCAAGTGGCGAATTCCGCGAGATGGATGTCGAAACGACCATCGACGTGATCATTGCCCCCCTCCTGATGCTGCTGATCTGGCGTTTTTCGCTGTCTTGCTGCCAGAGCGCCGAAAGCGACCCGCAACTGTATCTGCAGATTCATATCGACCTGCTGCGGCAGGGCCTGCGCAGGCTAGCCCCGGAGACTCAGGTATAA
- a CDS encoding efflux transporter outer membrane subunit has protein sequence MKYRQTLLAASLSLLLGGCSLLQPLVGPDYRLPELRLPQSWLRAEPAAMAAPAVDPATWWRQLNDPQLDGLIEAALQSSLDLRAAQARLRQARASRSQAVAGLAPSVGASGGASRSKSASEIAPNATVNTLYQAGFDASWELDLFGGTRRGIEAANADLAASQASLDNTRVSLVAEVARNYVELRGYQQRLAIARANLASQAETLQITQWRNEGGLASSLDVEQARTTREQTRASIPDLQNGLVAAENRLAILLGRQPGALQAELAATKPLPLAPDSVAAGIPADVLRQRPDLVAAERTLAAETARVGQKIAARFPSLTLSGSFGWQAYGLSALGGSGTLARSLAGSLAATLFDGGRLRAQVEIQNAVQEQALISYESAVLTALEEIENSLYAYAQARERVSARRAAAEAAQNAALLARSQYESGLADFQKVLETERTRLTAEDNLASAETTVLTSLITLYKALGGGWQQPAAGEGKA, from the coding sequence ATGAAATACCGACAAACCCTGCTGGCCGCCAGCCTCTCCCTTCTGCTCGGCGGTTGTTCGCTACTGCAGCCACTGGTCGGGCCGGATTACCGCCTGCCTGAACTGCGCCTGCCGCAAAGCTGGCTGCGCGCCGAACCGGCCGCCATGGCCGCCCCGGCCGTCGATCCGGCGACCTGGTGGCGGCAACTGAACGACCCGCAACTGGACGGCCTGATCGAAGCCGCATTGCAATCCAGCCTCGATCTGCGCGCCGCGCAGGCCCGATTGCGGCAGGCGCGCGCCAGCCGCAGTCAGGCGGTAGCCGGGCTGGCGCCCAGCGTCGGCGCCTCGGGCGGCGCTTCGCGCAGCAAGAGCGCCAGCGAGATTGCGCCGAACGCGACGGTCAACACGCTGTATCAGGCCGGTTTCGACGCCAGTTGGGAGCTTGATCTGTTCGGCGGCACGCGGCGCGGCATCGAGGCGGCGAATGCCGATCTCGCGGCCAGCCAGGCCAGTCTCGACAACACGCGCGTGTCGCTGGTCGCCGAGGTGGCACGCAACTACGTCGAACTGCGCGGCTACCAGCAGCGTCTGGCGATTGCCCGCGCCAATCTGGCCAGTCAGGCGGAAACCCTGCAGATCACGCAATGGCGCAACGAGGGCGGGCTGGCGAGCAGTCTCGACGTCGAGCAGGCGCGCACGACGCGCGAGCAGACGCGGGCGAGCATTCCCGATCTGCAGAACGGTCTGGTCGCCGCCGAAAACCGGCTGGCCATTCTGCTCGGCCGGCAACCCGGCGCGCTGCAGGCCGAACTGGCCGCGACGAAACCCTTGCCGCTGGCGCCGGACAGTGTCGCGGCCGGCATCCCGGCCGATGTGCTGCGCCAGCGCCCGGATCTGGTCGCTGCCGAGCGCACGCTGGCCGCCGAAACGGCGCGCGTCGGGCAAAAAATCGCGGCGCGCTTCCCCAGCCTGACGCTGTCCGGCAGCTTCGGCTGGCAGGCTTACGGCCTGTCGGCGCTGGGCGGCAGCGGCACCCTGGCGCGCTCGCTGGCCGGTTCGCTGGCGGCGACGCTGTTCGACGGCGGTCGACTGCGCGCCCAGGTCGAAATCCAGAACGCGGTGCAGGAGCAGGCGCTGATTTCCTACGAATCCGCGGTGTTGACCGCGCTCGAGGAAATCGAGAACAGCCTCTATGCCTACGCGCAGGCCCGCGAGCGGGTGAGCGCCCGGCGCGCCGCGGCGGAGGCGGCCCAAAACGCCGCACTGCTGGCGCGCAGCCAGTACGAATCCGGCCTCGCCGACTTCCAGAAGGTGCTGGAAACCGAACGCACCCGGCTGACGGCCGAAGACAACCTGGCGAGCGCCGAAACAACGGTGCTGACCAGTCTGATCACTCTCTACAAGGCGCTGGGCGGCGGCTGGCAACAGCCCGCGGCCGGCGAAGGCAAAGCATGA